GATAGGCAGATAAATGACCAAAATAAGGGGTATTCCCATCCACCATAAACAGTTTGCTCTACACCATTAATAATAATGCCGCTAGTATGGTCAGCCCAGGAGAAGCCGGCGAGATAGTGATGCCCTGAAAACAAGGCGATGAGCAAGTAAAGTGACGTTCCAATTGCTGCGAAACGAGTGAATAGGCCAAAAGTGAAACCAATAAATGCGGCAAATGCGCAAAGCCCAGATATAACTACCATGATGCTGGAAAAACCTATAGCTGTGAAATATTGAACGACTTCTTCGTAAGTCTTGGCGCCTAGAAGTCCGAATTTTTCAGCAAAATGGTGAGTAAAGTTAAGCCCAATATAAATACGTATCAGCGCTAGTTGTAAATCGGCGGGGTTGCGATAAGGCTTTTCCATTAATTTTTGCATTGAGCTTTCTCTTTTGATTTCTGTCCATGGCATCTAATCTATTTTACTGAAATCACACTTTTAACGAGGCTTAGTTTTCTTGCGGTCGTATATTTACATGTCTTTCATATGTTCTTTATGGAGGCATGAAAATATTCTTTGGTCGATTTGTTGGTTGGCATATCGCACGGTGATACTAGGCTTTTATATAGCTAACCTAAAATTAAGGAATTCCTTCATAATTCTTTAGGCTGCTTTGAAAGCTAGAAGGCTGATGTTGAAGG
The DNA window shown above is from Microbulbifer variabilis and carries:
- a CDS encoding DoxX family protein, yielding MQKLMEKPYRNPADLQLALIRIYIGLNFTHHFAEKFGLLGAKTYEEVVQYFTAIGFSSIMVVISGLCAFAAFIGFTFGLFTRFAAIGTSLYLLIALFSGHHYLAGFSWADHTSGIIINGVEQTVYGGWEYPLFWSFICLSFVLTGGRKWSLDAHLRKCSSAIIRFLSQ